Genomic segment of Brachyspira suanatina:
TATTAGTTCTTTCATCAATGCTTACTTTGATAGGTTATACAATCAACGACATTATCGTAGTATTTGACAGAATAAGAGAAAATGCTGATTCAAAGAAACCTTTCAAAGAGATAGTAAATATAAGTTTGAATAACGTTGTAGGAAGAACAATCATTACTAGTATTTCTACCCTACTCGCTGCACTTGCCATTATGATATGGGGAGGATTCATACTTTATGATTTCGCATTCACATTCTTCTGCGGTGTTGTTGTAGGTACTTATGCTAGTAATTTCATAGCAAGCGGACTTTTAATACTATTTATGAAAACCAAGAAAGACTAAAAATTTAAAAAATTATAAATTATAAAAAGAGTATGCATTGTTTATGATGTATGCTCTTTTTTATTTGCAATATAAAAGTTTTATAACAATATAAAAATAATTTTTTATAAACTTAAAAATTTTTAGTATATACCTAAACAACTATATTTTGTCAATTTTCAATTATTTATGAATGTAATTTTGATTTATTAATAGTATAAAATACTATTCCTTTTTAGAAAGTATGTTTTATATGTAAAATAAATTGTTTGTTTTTTGTATAATAATAAGTAATCAGCCGCACGTATAGTTGGCATTTGATAAGGATAAGCGATACCGTGCGGGTTGGTGGTGCGGCTCGCACTTTTGACAATATATTGATTTTAATATATCATATTCACAAAATTGTTTAGGCTTTATAATGACTGAAAAAATTAATAACTTAAAACAATATATCAATGAGAACTTTCTCCTTACATTGACAAATAAAGGTATATATAATCGTTCTATAAAAGATATTGATAATATTATAAATAACAGCCCTGAAAAAATACATATTGAAGAAGCTGAAGATAAAATAAAAGTTACTATAGATACAGGCGAAAAAATAGAAGTAATTCTTAATGATGAAGATATAAAATCAAGTAAATGTTCATGCCCTTCAAAAGATATTTGTAAGCATATTATAATGTCGCTTTTATATATAGAACATTTAGACACAGAAAATAAAGAAAATGAAAGCAATAACGATACAGCAGAAAATAATACAGAAATAGAAAAAATAAATGATGATATACAAAATAATACATTCGATGAAGTAAAAAATATTAGTTATGATGAAATAAAAAAATCAAGCACAAAAAGAAATTTTGAATATGCTTTAGATAGATTTAATGATGATATTGAAGCGGATATAGAAGAAAAAGCAATGCTTGAAATAAATATACCTGAAGAAAATGTAATTATTTATTTTCCAAAAAAAGACAGTATAAAAAAGGCAGTATGTTCCTGTAAAGATTCTTCTCTTTGTGCTCATAAAATAATGGCAATACTTAAATACAAACAGATGTACAATTCACTTGAAGAAATTAAAGAAGAAGATAAAGAAATAGATGAAAACATTTTAAAATTTTCAAAAGACTACATAGAAAATATTTTTGAAAAGGGAGTTTATTCATGCAGTGAAAAAGATTTTGACATAGCAGAACAATTAAGTATAAAACTTCAAGTAAAAAATATGCCTGAATTGGCAAAGATGTTTAGAAGTATTGCCGACAGTATTGATTCTATGATAAATAAGCATGCATCATTTAATAAATTATTTACTTTCGCTATACTTTCAAGACTTTATAATACAATAAAAAATATAGAAAAAGCAAAACAAAACAATGATAATAGAACTGTAAAACTTCTAACAGGAGAAAATAGAAGTAAATATATAAATAGAAAAAGTGCTGAATTATTAGGTTTAGGTGCTTATCCTTGGATTTCTTCTACAGGATATTTGGGAGCAAGTGCTTATCTTTATAATTTAAATACTAAAAAATTATCATTCTTTTCTTATGTTATACCTACTTTTTATGATAATGCCAAGACTTCTTATGATGATGTAAGGAGCAATTATAGAAAAAAAATTCACTTTGAAAATAATATATCTATAGAAGAAATTTCAAAATATAAACTTAAATTTATAAATTATAAAGTTAATGATGAAGAGAGAATATCATCAAGCAAATTTACTTCAGTTATTCTAAATGATAGAATGAATTATACATTATTAAAAGAAATAAAATATTCTAAAAATAATGAAGAACTATTTGCTAAAAACTATGATGATATAAAAAATATAGATTTCAAATATGATTATTTCAATAAAAATGACAGAGCAAAAATCATAATAGCTGAATTTCAAATAATAGAAAATCAGGAATTCGATAAAATAGATCAAGTACTTTATTTTGATATTATAAATCACTATGAAGAAGATAATGAAGAAAGATTAACTTTGAATGTAAAATACACATCTATTCATTCAAATGGAATCAAATATATAATGAATTATAAAAATTCAAGTGTTGATAAAGATAGATTTATTGTATTAGAAAAAACTAAATATTATATAAGACCTGTAAGTATAATAAATGCGAATGCTGTTGTAAATATATTTTTTGATAATTAATCACAATTTAACAGCAAGAAGTTTCTATTCTTCCTGCCGTCAAATATAAATTTATGATCACTTATGTACGAATTCTCTAATCTTTTTAGCAGCCTCTTTCAATAAAGGTATATCCTGAGTCAAAGCTATTCTAAAGTAATTCTCACTTCCAAAAGCAATACCAGGAACTACAGCAACACCTGTTTCATCTAATAATCTCATAGCAAAATCAAGTGAAGGCTCTTTAGAAAATTTCTCATATCCTACAAATAAGTAAAATGCTCCTCTGGGCTCTATTACATCGAATCCTAAATCTGTTAATTCTTTAGCTAGGAAGAAAGCACGCTCTTTATAAATATCTCTGAAGCTCTCTATAACAGGATATTTTTCTAAAGCATATTCAGCAATAGCACAAGAAAGAGTTACCATACTTCCTACATTATTGAAACTCGCATTAACTAAACATTTTCTAACATATTCAGGAGATATACTGTATCCTATTCTCCAGCCTGTCATAGAATGAGATTTAGAAAAACCATTAAGCACTATAACTTTATCCTTTATAGAAGGATAAGAAGCAAATGAAGTAAAAGGATAAAATGATATAGCAGAATATATTTCATCAGCTATTATAAATATATCTTTTTTTTCAAAATATTTAACAAGCTCATCCATCTCTTCTTTTTTAAGCATATATCCTGAAGGGTTTCCAGGATTACTGAAAAGTATAGCCTTAGTTTTATTTGTTATAACTTTTTCTATTGCCTCAGGCTTAATTACAAGATGATCAGGTCTAGTATCTAAAAATACACATTTACCATAAGAAAGATTTACAGACTGTTCATAAGGAGAAAAAAAAGGAGTAGGTATTATAACTTCATCATCTATATTTAAAATAGTTCTAAATACAGAAGAAATACCTTCCATAGAACCAATATGCATAGTTACATTATCAGCTTTAATATCAGAATTATAATATTTATTATAATGATTAGCTACCAATGTTCTTATATGTTCGCTTCCGCCTGATTGAGTATATCCTAAAGTGTGAGTTTTAGCATACTCACATCCGTATTCAATTAATTCTTTAGGAGGCAGCAAATCAGGTTCACCTATTGTAAGCATTATAGCATTTTCTTTTTTCTGTGCTTTTTCGGTAAGTTCTCTTATAAGCGAATATGGCACTTGAACTATGTTTTTATTGAGTTCCATAACGATTCTCCATAGATATTTTTTTAATTAATACATTCAAATATAATATTATATACAATAATATTATATATAATAATCAATATATTTTACCAAAAATATTTAATTTGTCAATTTCTATTATAAAAAAGTGGAATATTTTTTATAAAAAAATATATAATTAGCTATATAAATTTAATATAAAGTAATAAGTATTAATTAAAATTTTGAAATAAAAAAGCCTCCGTATACACAGAGGCTTTACAATTATTATTTATTGTAAGAAATTATTTTATTTTCTTAAATCATCTACCAATTTAGTTTTATCAGCAGTTTTCTCATCTTTAGTTTTTACTACTTTAGCAGGATTTCCAGCAACCACCTGATTTTCTTCAACATCTTCTATAACAACAGCACCAGCACCTATTACAGCATTCTTTCCAATATGAACACCTTCAATAATAACTGCATTAGCACCTATTACAACATTATCCTCTACAATAACAGGTTTAGCAGAAGGAGGCTCAATAACACCTGCAAGTACAGCACCAGCACCTACATGACAATTCTTTCCTACAATAGCACGTCCTCCTAAAACAGCACCCATATCTATCATAGTACCCTCTCCTACTTCAGCACCAATATTTATAACAGCTCCCATCATAATAACAGCATTATCACCTATTGTTACTTTATCTCTGATTATAGCACCCGGCTCGATTCTTGCATTAACATTAAAATAATCTAAAGTAGGAACACCAGAATTTCTTCTGTCATTTTCCAAATAATAATCTTCTATGGAATCTTTATATCCTTCTAATATAGCTTTTATATCCTCATAATCTCCAACTACAAAATGAAAATTTCCTGAAGAAAATACCTTAGCATTAGTTTTTATTTCAGCTAAATTTCCTTTTATATACATTTTAACTGGTGTTTTCTTTTTAGAATTTTTAATGTAAGCAATAATATCTTCTGACTTTTCTAACATATCCATTTCCGTATTCTCCTATAATAATTTTTAACAGCATTATCGACTTGTTATTTATAATTTTTATTAAGCTAAAACCTCTTTCATTCTATAAAGACCAGGTTTTTTACCTACAAGGAATTTAGCAGCTTTAATAGCACCATTAGCAAAAATTCTTCTAGAAGTAGATGAGTGCTTAATCTCTATAATTTCATCATCTCCATAAAAAATAACACTATGATCTCCTACAACAGATCCTCCTCTTACAGAATGCATACCTATTTCTTTTTTATCTCTTACATGAAGACCGCTTCTTCCGCTTACTAAGAACATTTCATTATCTAAAGCATCATTAATAACATTGAATAAACTTTTAGCTGTTCCGCTTGGGGAGTCAACTTTTCTATTATGATGTGTTTCAATGATTTCAATATCAAAATTCCTAAGCTGAGGAGCTATTTTAGATACTATCTCATTCATAAGATTTATTCCTATACAAGTATTAGATGATAATACTATAGGTACATGTGTAGAAGCTTCAACAATCTTAGCAAGCATAGTTTCATCATAACCTGTAGTACATATAACCATAGGTATATTATTTTTAATACTATAATCTATCATAGCAGGAAGTCTTGAAAAATGAGAGAAATCTATAATAATATCTCCCTTTTCATTTGTAAAATCATCAGCAAAACCTGATATTTCTAATTCTCCTTCTTTTTCTATAACTTCTTTTAAAATTGAGCTCATAACTCCTGTTCCATGTATTAATACTTTCATATTTTTCTCCTTTTAATTTTTATAAAATTATTTTTTTAATCCGTATTTATTTATAATATTTATTACATGCTCTCTATTTTTATCACTCAAAGGACCTAATGGAGAACGGCATTCACCAACATTAAATCCAATAATATTCATAGCCTCTTTTATAGGAGCAGGATTAGTTTCTATAAACATAGCTCTTGTTAAATCTATATATTTAATTTGAGCTTTGATAGCCTCATTTACATTTCCATTAAGAAAATTCATAACCATATCATGATTTTCTTTAGGAATAATATTACTAGTAACAGATATAACACCTTTAGCACCTAAAGCCATCATAGGAGTTACCATATCATCATTTCCAGAATATAAATCCAACTTAGGTGCAATATTAGCTATATCGGCAACATAACCAATATCACCGCTTGCCTCCTTAATACCCAAAATATTAGAAATCTCAGACAATGTTTTTATAACATTAAGAGATAATTTTACCCCTGTTCTTGAAGGAACACTATATATAATCACAGGACATTTAACACTATTTGCTATTTTCGTATAATAATCAATAATTCCGCTTTCATTACCTTTATTATAATACGGAGTAACAGCCATTACCATATCAGCACCATACTCGTAAGATTTTTTACTGAACTCTACTGCTGATGCTGTGTTATTAGTTCCTGTACCGGCTATAACTATAGTTCTTTTTTTTGTACGCTCTATACAAAATTTAATAACCTGCATTCTTTCTTCAGGTGTAAGAGTAGCGCTTTCTGCTGTAGTACCCGCTGCAATTATAGCATCTGTTTTATTAGCTATTTGAAATTCAATTAACTCTTCTAATTTTTCATAATTAACTTGATTATCTTCCGTAAATGGTGTTATTAAAGCTACACCAGCTCCCTCAAATAATGACATATTAATCTCCTTTAATTATATATTGTATTTCTTTTTTTTTCTATAGTAAAAACAAAATAATGATATTACTTTATAAACTTATCTTTATTTTTATATGTATTATAAACATTTAATATCTGCATTTTCACCCCTATATTAATGGCATTTTCATCTATATCAAATAAACCATTATGAATAGGTGCATTGATTTTTTCATTAGAAACTCCTAAACTAAAGAAAGCTCCTTTTACTCTTTGAACATAATAACTAAAATCTTCAGCTGTCATATTAGCTTTTTCAAGCAGGCAATTTTCTTTACCCAAAAAAGATTCAGCAGAATTTTTTACTATATTAACAGCATCATCATGATTAATCAAAGCAGGATATGAAGGAATATTAACAAATTTTGCATCAGCATTAAAACTTTTTGCTGTATTGTTAATTATATTTTCTATCATACTTAATCTTTTGTTTCTAGTATCATCATCGCATAGCATTCTGATAATACCTTCCATCTTAACATTATCAGCCACTACATTATTAGCACTTCCTCCGTTTATAGTTCCTATATGAAGCCTCATACTTCCGTCTGTAAAAGCTGAAGTAAAGCTATGAAGCTGAGTTATAATATGAGCAGCAATTACTATAGCATCTATACCATTATATGATTTAGCTCCATGGGCAGATTTTCCATATATATGCACTTCAAACATATTAGAACTAGCATACATTGCTCCATAAGTAACACTTACTTGTCCTACATTTATTTCAGGACGAACATGAAGCCCATAAATAACATTAACATTATCTAAAGCTTTTTCATTTATCATAGGCAAAGCTCCGCCTGTAGTTTCCTCTGCAGGCTGATATATAAGCCTAATATTACAAGGAGGCTTTATTTCCGAAAAATATTTTGATACGCCTGTAAGCACCGCAGTATGAACATCATGTCCGCAGGAATGACATTTACCCTTATTTTGTGATGAATAAGAGCAGTTTTTTTTATCTTCCATAGGCAAAGCGTCCATATCTGCCCTAAAAGCTATAGTAAAATCTTTATCTTCGCCTTCTATATCTGCTATTATTCCTGTTTCAGCAACTTTATTCTTATATTTTATATTTAATGAATCAAGTATAGAAGAAATTTTTTCTGATGTTCTAAACTCTTGAAATCCAAGTTCAGGATGGGCATGCAAATCTCTTCTTAAATCTATTAAAAAGTCTTTCATAGCTGAAAGAGCATTTTCTGATATTATATTATCCTGCATTATTTAAACACCTCAATAAAAAAACAGTTATACCATATAGATATAAAACATTACTATGTATATTATTTTTATTAATTTTAGAATTATTAAAAAGATTACTTCTTAGATTTTGAAAGGGTACGTTTTGAAGATTTATAGAATTTAGAAAATTGAAAGCATATATTTGAATGATTATATGAACGGCCTGAAATACAGGTGAATGAAGTGTACATTCTAAACTCCTTAAATTTTTATTTATAGTAATATTATTATATGTAATAATATATTAAAAGTCAAGAAAAACTAAATTATTTTTTTATAAAAAGATTTGAATTATCAGAATATAAAAATTATGGAATTAATGGAAATATATTATTTATTTTTTCTCAGTATCTGCTGCAACTGTATTATATACAGAATCAACAATATCAGTAACTCTCACTCCAAAACATTCGTCTATAACTACAACTTCACCTTTAGCTATTAATTTACCATTAACAAGCAAATCAACAGGCTCACCAGCTAGTTTCTGAAGCTCTATAATAGAACCTTCACCAAGACTTAATATCTCTTTAATGCTTAAACGAGCTCTTCCTAATTCTACTGTTACATTTATTGTAACATCCATCAATAGGCCGATGTTATTAGAAGGTATACCATTAGAATTTTTATTGTCTACACTACTCATTATTTTACTTTTATTATTTATTATATTACATGATCGATTATATTATATATATTTATTCAATAATTTCAATTATATTTATAAAAAAATAATAAAAAAGCGGGAAATTACTCCCGCTTCATTATATTGGTAATTATTTTAACTTATTATCTAGGTTTATTAGTAAGTCTATCCATAGGATTGATAATATCAGTAACACGAACACCGAAGTTTTCATCTATTACTACAACCTCACCTTTTGCTATTAACTTACCATTAACAAGCAAATCAACAGGCTCACCGGCTAATTTTTGAAGCTCTATAATAGAACCTTCACCAAGTCCTAATATATCTCTAATAGTCATAGTAGCTCTACCAAGCTCTACAGTCATATTCATGGTTACATCCATGAGCAGACCGATATTTCCTGTTCCTTGTACGTCAGATGCAGGCATTAGAGAGTTAAACTCAGCATGCTGTACTCCTAATTGAGGACCGGAATCAAAGGCTTGATTATCTACAAGTCCTGACATAGAGTTATTAGCAGAAGCTCCAGCATTTGAAGTATTTCCTCCAGCAGAAGGTGCTGCAGCATTATTAGATGCAGAACCTATAAGGCTTTGTAATAATGGAAGCTCTAAAGCAAATACATAAGGAGCATTCTCCACTTCACCTTCAATAGAAAGTGAACCGCTTACTATAGCTAAAGGACCTGGTATATTAATACTGAAAGCATCCTCTAATATAGAAGTTTCTATAGGAGAGTTAGTAAAAGTTCCTCCAAACCTTGAAGATAAAGCACTGTCGGAAACTCCCACCATTTGAGAGAAAGCCTCTTTCAATACTTGTGATACCATATCATTCAAAGCTGCTTCTTTTTGTCCCATCATAAGAGAAGCAACTATTAAAGCTTCATTTTCTCCCATGAAGTAATAAACATTTCCTGTAATAGAGCCTGTATATCCTACTTTAGCTTCTATCATTTTGCCGGAAAGCATTTGATGTAAATTATTTACATCTCCGACTGTAGTTGTAATATTAGTGATAGATACAGTCTTTGTAGAAATAGAAGATAATGAGAAAGCCTGATTCTCAGCTATCATTTTAGCAGCTTCATTGAAAAGCTGTTTATCTACATTTCCGCCTCCGTTATTTGATGCTTTAGGAGCAGTGTCTCCTCCAAAAGCTTCATCGGCACCTTTTAACAAAGCTTCTATTTCGTCTTGAGATAATGCACCGTCACTCATCATAACCTTAATCCTCCTCTTTTAATAAATCGTCTTCGGTTATATCAGCCTCTCCATCCATAACACCTGTAAGCTGTACAGCCATTCTGCTGCCTGATATACCAGGACGACATAAGAATTTCTTTCTGTTTCCTATCTTGAATATGACAGGATCTGTAATCTTAGTATCTGTAAACTTAACAACATCACCTTTCTGAAGATTGAGAATGTCTGATAGCGGTAATTGCATAGATCCAAGTTCCGCCGAAGTTTCAACAAATATATTTTGTAATTTTTCTTTTATTATCTTTAAATTCTCGCTAGTGCTGCCTCTTCTAATAGATGCATACCAATATTGAGCTGAAAACTTAGATAGTATAGGCTCAATAGTAATATATGGTATACAAAAGTTCATCATACCTTCAACATCAGCTACCTTAGTTTCCAAAGTAATTAAAACAACCATGTCATTAGGACTAACCATTTGAGCAAACTGAGGGTTAGTTTCTATAGAACCCAAACGCGGTCTTAAATCTATTACCTGCGACCAAGCCTCTCTCAAGTTACCTAGTATTCTTACTATAATACCTTCCATAACTGATAACTCAATATCTGTAAGCTCTCTGTTTAAATTCTTAGGACTTTCACCGGGTCCTCCAAACAATCTATCAATTATAGTAAATGTGATAGATGGGTCAATCTCTAATATGGAACTTCCTTTCAAAGGGTCCATACTTACAATAGCCAAAGTAGAAGGATTGCTAACACTTCTTATAAACTCTTCATAAGTAAGCTGATCTACGCTTGCTACGTGAATACCTACTAAAGTTCTTAACTGTGCAGATAATGAAGTTGTGGTAACACGAGCAAAGTTTTCATGCATCATCTGAAGCGTTCTAATTTGGTCTTTTGAAAACTTATCGGGACGTTTAAAGTCGTATATCTTTATCTTTCTATGCTCTACTTCTACACGTTTAGTATCAATATTATCTAAACTTTCACCTGATGATATAGCACTTAATAACGCATCTATTTCGCTTTGTGACAATACTTCTGTCATACGAATATCCTTCTCTTATAAATTTTTTCAATAGCATTCTTTAGCATTAGCTTAACAAGAAGTTATCAAATAATATACCATCTATTTGACCATTTCTAAGCATACTATTAATTTCCCGCTTAATATCAGCTTTTAATTGCTCTCTGCCCTCATTAGTCCTCAACTGATCATAAGTATAAGAACTAAGTATAGTAGTAATTCTATCTCTTATCATATAGAATCTTTCTGGAAGTTCTACTGCAAGCTGTTTAGTATTAGTAGTATAAGTTAATATAATACTTACTTTTACATATCTTGCTACATCCATATCTGCAGTATTTACGTTAAACTCAGGGTCTATACGATAGATTGATGGTGGTGGCTGTTTTACCAT
This window contains:
- a CDS encoding SWIM zinc finger family protein; translation: MTEKINNLKQYINENFLLTLTNKGIYNRSIKDIDNIINNSPEKIHIEEAEDKIKVTIDTGEKIEVILNDEDIKSSKCSCPSKDICKHIIMSLLYIEHLDTENKENESNNDTAENNTEIEKINDDIQNNTFDEVKNISYDEIKKSSTKRNFEYALDRFNDDIEADIEEKAMLEINIPEENVIIYFPKKDSIKKAVCSCKDSSLCAHKIMAILKYKQMYNSLEEIKEEDKEIDENILKFSKDYIENIFEKGVYSCSEKDFDIAEQLSIKLQVKNMPELAKMFRSIADSIDSMINKHASFNKLFTFAILSRLYNTIKNIEKAKQNNDNRTVKLLTGENRSKYINRKSAELLGLGAYPWISSTGYLGASAYLYNLNTKKLSFFSYVIPTFYDNAKTSYDDVRSNYRKKIHFENNISIEEISKYKLKFINYKVNDEERISSSKFTSVILNDRMNYTLLKEIKYSKNNEELFAKNYDDIKNIDFKYDYFNKNDRAKIIIAEFQIIENQEFDKIDQVLYFDIINHYEEDNEERLTLNVKYTSIHSNGIKYIMNYKNSSVDKDRFIVLEKTKYYIRPVSIINANAVVNIFFDN
- a CDS encoding pyridoxal phosphate-dependent aminotransferase, producing the protein MELNKNIVQVPYSLIRELTEKAQKKENAIMLTIGEPDLLPPKELIEYGCEYAKTHTLGYTQSGGSEHIRTLVANHYNKYYNSDIKADNVTMHIGSMEGISSVFRTILNIDDEVIIPTPFFSPYEQSVNLSYGKCVFLDTRPDHLVIKPEAIEKVITNKTKAILFSNPGNPSGYMLKKEEMDELVKYFEKKDIFIIADEIYSAISFYPFTSFASYPSIKDKVIVLNGFSKSHSMTGWRIGYSISPEYVRKCLVNASFNNVGSMVTLSCAIAEYALEKYPVIESFRDIYKERAFFLAKELTDLGFDVIEPRGAFYLFVGYEKFSKEPSLDFAMRLLDETGVAVVPGIAFGSENYFRIALTQDIPLLKEAAKKIREFVHK
- the dapD gene encoding 2,3,4,5-tetrahydropyridine-2,6-dicarboxylate N-acetyltransferase codes for the protein MDMLEKSEDIIAYIKNSKKKTPVKMYIKGNLAEIKTNAKVFSSGNFHFVVGDYEDIKAILEGYKDSIEDYYLENDRRNSGVPTLDYFNVNARIEPGAIIRDKVTIGDNAVIMMGAVINIGAEVGEGTMIDMGAVLGGRAIVGKNCHVGAGAVLAGVIEPPSAKPVIVEDNVVIGANAVIIEGVHIGKNAVIGAGAVVIEDVEENQVVAGNPAKVVKTKDEKTADKTKLVDDLRK
- the dapB gene encoding 4-hydroxy-tetrahydrodipicolinate reductase, giving the protein MKVLIHGTGVMSSILKEVIEKEGELEISGFADDFTNEKGDIIIDFSHFSRLPAMIDYSIKNNIPMVICTTGYDETMLAKIVEASTHVPIVLSSNTCIGINLMNEIVSKIAPQLRNFDIEIIETHHNRKVDSPSGTAKSLFNVINDALDNEMFLVSGRSGLHVRDKKEIGMHSVRGGSVVGDHSVIFYGDDEIIEIKHSSTSRRIFANGAIKAAKFLVGKKPGLYRMKEVLA
- the dapA gene encoding 4-hydroxy-tetrahydrodipicolinate synthase, translating into MSLFEGAGVALITPFTEDNQVNYEKLEELIEFQIANKTDAIIAAGTTAESATLTPEERMQVIKFCIERTKKRTIVIAGTGTNNTASAVEFSKKSYEYGADMVMAVTPYYNKGNESGIIDYYTKIANSVKCPVIIYSVPSRTGVKLSLNVIKTLSEISNILGIKEASGDIGYVADIANIAPKLDLYSGNDDMVTPMMALGAKGVISVTSNIIPKENHDMVMNFLNGNVNEAIKAQIKYIDLTRAMFIETNPAPIKEAMNIIGFNVGECRSPLGPLSDKNREHVINIINKYGLKK
- a CDS encoding M20 metallopeptidase family protein, encoding MQDNIISENALSAMKDFLIDLRRDLHAHPELGFQEFRTSEKISSILDSLNIKYKNKVAETGIIADIEGEDKDFTIAFRADMDALPMEDKKNCSYSSQNKGKCHSCGHDVHTAVLTGVSKYFSEIKPPCNIRLIYQPAEETTGGALPMINEKALDNVNVIYGLHVRPEINVGQVSVTYGAMYASSNMFEVHIYGKSAHGAKSYNGIDAIVIAAHIITQLHSFTSAFTDGSMRLHIGTINGGSANNVVADNVKMEGIIRMLCDDDTRNKRLSMIENIINNTAKSFNADAKFVNIPSYPALINHDDAVNIVKNSAESFLGKENCLLEKANMTAEDFSYYVQRVKGAFFSLGVSNEKINAPIHNGLFDIDENAINIGVKMQILNVYNTYKNKDKFIK
- the fliN gene encoding flagellar motor switch protein FliN encodes the protein MSSVDNKNSNGIPSNNIGLLMDVTINVTVELGRARLSIKEILSLGEGSIIELQKLAGEPVDLLVNGKLIAKGEVVVIDECFGVRVTDIVDSVYNTVAADTEKK
- the fliN gene encoding flagellar motor switch protein FliN; protein product: MMSDGALSQDEIEALLKGADEAFGGDTAPKASNNGGGNVDKQLFNEAAKMIAENQAFSLSSISTKTVSITNITTTVGDVNNLHQMLSGKMIEAKVGYTGSITGNVYYFMGENEALIVASLMMGQKEAALNDMVSQVLKEAFSQMVGVSDSALSSRFGGTFTNSPIETSILEDAFSINIPGPLAIVSGSLSIEGEVENAPYVFALELPLLQSLIGSASNNAAAPSAGGNTSNAGASANNSMSGLVDNQAFDSGPQLGVQHAEFNSLMPASDVQGTGNIGLLMDVTMNMTVELGRATMTIRDILGLGEGSIIELQKLAGEPVDLLVNGKLIAKGEVVVIDENFGVRVTDIINPMDRLTNKPR
- the fliM gene encoding flagellar motor switch protein FliM, with the protein product MTEVLSQSEIDALLSAISSGESLDNIDTKRVEVEHRKIKIYDFKRPDKFSKDQIRTLQMMHENFARVTTTSLSAQLRTLVGIHVASVDQLTYEEFIRSVSNPSTLAIVSMDPLKGSSILEIDPSITFTIIDRLFGGPGESPKNLNRELTDIELSVMEGIIVRILGNLREAWSQVIDLRPRLGSIETNPQFAQMVSPNDMVVLITLETKVADVEGMMNFCIPYITIEPILSKFSAQYWYASIRRGSTSENLKIIKEKLQNIFVETSAELGSMQLPLSDILNLQKGDVVKFTDTKITDPVIFKIGNRKKFLCRPGISGSRMAVQLTGVMDGEADITEDDLLKEED
- a CDS encoding flagellar basal body-associated FliL family protein, which produces MADEENLDLEEGEEEEQAEAAPKKKFGLSPMIVKILMGIAAILVVALISGLIAFFVSKSVGKAAGVQGGVVDDMVKQPPPSIYRIDPEFNVNTADMDVARYVKVSIILTYTTNTKQLAVELPERFYMIRDRITTILSSYTYDQLRTNEGREQLKADIKREINSMLRNGQIDGILFDNFLLS